The Nocardioides panzhihuensis genome has a segment encoding these proteins:
- a CDS encoding DUF222 domain-containing protein: MSIDHWGINPADVIESALAAIETSLEELLAMDPTYWRTSQKEDFLAKVEKLQAQQAALTLRVLAVSGDIAAETGDKDASAWMRAELLVDKGAARSQIKLATSVARYELVSAGLAEGVVSEAKARVITKALDKVETDPAATVEDLVLAEKLLVEYATQFTAKELRVVGRRILLEVDPARFEAAEAKALLAEEERAQQKTALRVWDNHDGTIGFDGVLPVSIGMRFKRLVEAYAQPRKQQLVDKGAPLPPWERMMGQGFARLIETIDPNVLPRHGGDATVVNVVISLEELRKELGTATLGYDETNGTTITAAEARRMACNATIIPWVLGGDSEVLDAGRASRFFVPIQRKALRLQQKCCQAEGCDMPPEWCDAHREDVGASSRVAA, from the coding sequence ATGAGCATCGACCACTGGGGCATCAACCCCGCCGACGTCATCGAGTCGGCTCTTGCTGCCATCGAGACCTCTCTTGAAGAGCTCCTTGCCATGGACCCGACCTACTGGCGGACTAGTCAGAAGGAGGACTTCCTGGCGAAGGTGGAGAAGCTCCAAGCCCAACAAGCGGCGTTGACGCTGCGGGTGCTGGCTGTCTCAGGTGATATCGCCGCAGAGACCGGAGACAAGGACGCGTCCGCCTGGATGCGTGCCGAGCTGCTCGTCGACAAAGGTGCCGCGCGGTCGCAGATCAAGCTCGCCACCTCGGTGGCCAGATACGAGCTGGTTTCTGCCGGCCTCGCTGAGGGCGTCGTCTCCGAGGCGAAGGCCCGAGTGATCACCAAGGCCCTCGACAAGGTCGAGACCGACCCGGCCGCCACCGTCGAGGACCTCGTTCTCGCTGAGAAGCTCCTGGTCGAGTACGCCACCCAGTTCACGGCCAAGGAACTGCGGGTCGTCGGTAGACGGATCCTGCTCGAGGTCGACCCCGCCCGGTTCGAGGCAGCCGAAGCCAAAGCGTTGTTGGCTGAAGAGGAACGCGCCCAGCAGAAGACCGCCCTGCGGGTCTGGGACAACCACGACGGCACCATCGGCTTCGACGGTGTCCTCCCTGTTTCGATCGGGATGCGCTTCAAACGGCTGGTCGAGGCCTACGCCCAACCCCGCAAGCAGCAGCTGGTCGACAAAGGCGCCCCGCTCCCGCCGTGGGAGCGGATGATGGGACAAGGCTTCGCCCGCCTGATCGAGACCATCGACCCGAATGTGCTGCCCCGACACGGTGGCGACGCCACGGTCGTGAATGTGGTGATCTCGCTCGAGGAGCTCCGCAAAGAGCTCGGCACCGCGACCCTCGGCTACGACGAGACCAACGGGACCACCATCACCGCTGCTGAGGCCCGGCGGATGGCGTGCAACGCCACCATCATCCCCTGGGTCCTCGGCGGCGACAGCGAAGTCCTTGACGCCGGCCGGGCCAGCAGGTTCTTCGTGCCGATCCAACGCAAAGCACTCCGGTTGCAGCAGAAGTGCTGCCAAGCCGAAGGCTGCGACATGCCACCGGAATGGTGCGACGCCCACAGAGAGGATGTCGGTGCGTCATCTCGTGTGGCGGCCTGA
- the pepN gene encoding aminopeptidase N, whose protein sequence is MSLTLDEARARAGVLSSVSYSLDLDVTGLETFRSLTRVRFRSAAAETFLELKGALTVSLLVNGAAVEAAYDGGRLPLTGLSTEAVNEVEVIATLPYTTDGDGMHTFTDPADGSRYVSAYLGMDNAAKVFACFDQNDLKATFAVSVSADPADTVLANGAVVSHDAGRWVFATTPPIPPALLVVAAGPWHSVRWTAELDSGTSLDFGWHARRSLAAELDRDAAELRRTSEACFAHYADLIDEPFPFDSYDQVFVPGLNWGAQEMPGCVTYRDELLPRGAITDTQRAIRAVIIAHEMSHMWFGDSMTMTWWEDTWLQESFADYMGYRVAEAGAGFSDLRVEVEIGSKPWGYRSDARRSTHPVAPLATDVPDVDTAATIFDGISYAKGGACLVQLAFWLGDEEFMAGVNRHLTRFRFANATLADFVESLEASSTKDVRGWVDAWLRRPGFDTVAVRREGDVPVLERDGSRPHAFTVAAYDSALRLVGRRRVELGAEPLSLPEFAGLTVVPNAGGETFAALRFDPASWETLSGGLSRIEDPLVRAVLWSSTALQVRSRDLSADDFLDLVETHLPAETRADIIEGVLSEARSVVIPQRVPASYAAGAVARVAAAAAAGLATSGEDEQRALAWAATLAATSADAGLLRDWLDTDRIAAGVPLLPTTRWEAVVRLASLGEADARLIAAERDRDGTVEGDLGALRALAARPSTVAKDAAWSAMLAPGVDNRRFGALASGMWVAEQAHLLRPYVAAYLAEAPALATRGQAFAIEVGRAFPRIALDAGQLDALRAALAGDVPTILRRSWEDHFDDRE, encoded by the coding sequence GTGTCCCTCACACTCGACGAGGCCCGCGCCCGGGCCGGCGTGCTCAGCTCCGTCTCCTACTCCCTCGATCTCGACGTCACCGGCCTCGAGACCTTTCGCAGTCTCACCAGGGTCAGGTTCCGGTCCGCGGCCGCCGAGACGTTCCTGGAGCTGAAGGGCGCGCTCACGGTGTCGCTGCTCGTCAACGGGGCGGCGGTCGAGGCTGCGTACGACGGTGGGCGGCTGCCTCTGACCGGGCTGTCGACCGAGGCGGTCAACGAGGTCGAGGTGATCGCGACGCTGCCCTACACGACCGACGGCGACGGGATGCACACGTTCACCGACCCCGCCGACGGGTCCCGCTACGTCTCCGCCTACCTGGGCATGGACAACGCTGCCAAGGTCTTCGCCTGCTTCGACCAGAACGATCTCAAGGCGACGTTCGCGGTCTCGGTGAGCGCCGATCCGGCCGACACCGTCCTCGCCAACGGAGCCGTCGTCTCGCACGACGCCGGCCGCTGGGTCTTCGCGACCACTCCCCCGATCCCGCCGGCGCTGCTGGTGGTCGCGGCCGGGCCGTGGCACTCGGTGCGGTGGACCGCCGAGCTCGACTCCGGGACGAGCCTCGACTTCGGCTGGCACGCCCGGCGGTCGCTGGCGGCCGAGCTTGACCGAGACGCGGCCGAGCTGCGGCGTACGTCTGAGGCGTGCTTCGCCCACTACGCCGACCTCATCGACGAGCCCTTCCCCTTCGACTCCTACGACCAGGTCTTCGTGCCCGGGCTCAACTGGGGTGCGCAGGAGATGCCGGGCTGCGTGACCTACCGCGACGAGCTGCTGCCGCGCGGCGCGATCACCGACACCCAGCGCGCGATCCGCGCGGTGATCATCGCCCACGAGATGTCGCACATGTGGTTCGGCGACTCGATGACGATGACCTGGTGGGAGGACACCTGGCTGCAGGAGTCGTTCGCCGATTACATGGGCTACCGGGTCGCGGAGGCCGGGGCGGGCTTCTCCGACCTGCGGGTCGAGGTGGAGATCGGCAGCAAGCCGTGGGGCTACCGCTCCGACGCGCGGCGCTCGACCCACCCGGTCGCCCCGCTCGCCACCGACGTACCCGACGTCGACACCGCCGCGACCATCTTCGATGGCATCTCCTACGCCAAGGGTGGCGCCTGCCTGGTGCAGCTGGCCTTCTGGCTCGGTGACGAGGAGTTCATGGCGGGGGTCAACCGTCACCTGACCCGATTCCGCTTCGCGAACGCGACCTTGGCCGACTTCGTCGAGTCGCTCGAGGCGAGCTCGACGAAGGACGTACGCGGCTGGGTCGACGCCTGGCTCCGACGACCCGGCTTCGACACGGTGGCGGTTCGGCGCGAGGGGGACGTGCCCGTGCTGGAGCGCGACGGAAGCCGGCCGCACGCCTTCACCGTGGCCGCCTACGACTCCGCGCTCCGGCTCGTCGGGCGCAGGCGGGTCGAGCTGGGGGCCGAGCCGCTGTCGCTGCCGGAGTTCGCCGGCCTCACGGTCGTGCCCAACGCCGGTGGCGAGACCTTCGCCGCGCTGCGGTTCGACCCCGCATCGTGGGAGACGCTCTCCGGCGGGCTGTCCCGGATCGAGGACCCGCTCGTACGTGCCGTGCTCTGGTCCTCCACCGCCCTCCAGGTGCGCTCGCGCGACCTCTCCGCCGACGACTTCCTCGACCTGGTCGAGACACACCTGCCCGCCGAGACCCGCGCGGACATCATCGAGGGCGTGCTCTCAGAGGCTCGGTCCGTGGTGATTCCGCAGCGGGTGCCGGCCTCGTACGCCGCGGGGGCGGTGGCCCGGGTCGCAGCCGCGGCCGCCGCGGGCCTGGCGACCTCCGGGGAAGACGAGCAGCGCGCCTTGGCCTGGGCCGCAACCCTGGCCGCGACCAGCGCCGACGCCGGGCTGCTGCGCGACTGGCTGGACACCGACCGGATCGCGGCCGGCGTCCCGCTGCTGCCGACGACACGCTGGGAGGCGGTCGTACGCCTCGCCTCCCTCGGGGAGGCCGACGCGCGTCTCATCGCCGCCGAGCGCGACCGCGACGGCACCGTCGAGGGAGACCTCGGGGCGCTCCGCGCCCTCGCCGCCCGGCCCTCGACGGTCGCGAAGGACGCCGCCTGGTCGGCGATGCTCGCTCCCGGCGTCGACAACCGTCGTTTCGGTGCGCTGGCATCGGGCATGTGGGTCGCCGAGCAGGCCCATCTGCTTCGTCCCTACGTCGCCGCCTATCTCGCCGAGGCCCCGGCGCTCGCCACGCGTGGTCAGGCCTTCGCCATCGAGGTCGGGCGCGCTTTTCCTCGGATCGCTCTCGACGCCGGCCAGCTCGACGCACTCCGTGCCGCCCTGGCCGGCGACGTACCGACGATCCTGCGGCGTTCCTGGGAGGACCACTTCGACGACCGCGAGTAG
- a CDS encoding ribose-phosphate diphosphokinase, with the protein MTKRTTEKQLMLFSGRAHPVLAEEVADLLGTKLTPTAAYDFANSEIYVRYEESVRGSDAFVIQSHTAPINQWLMEHLIMVDALKRASAKRITVVMPFWGYSRQDKKHRGREPISARLVADMFKTAGADRIISVDLHADQLQGYFDGPVDHLMALPLLTDYIKDKYGNQPLAVVSPDAGRIKVAERWAARLGGAPLAFIHKTRDINRPNETVANRVVGEVKDRICILTDDMIDTGGTIVKAADAIMAEGAAGVIICATHAILSDPAVDRLKNSTALEVVITNTLPVPEEKQFDKLTTLSIAPMLARAIREVFEDGSVTSMFDGHA; encoded by the coding sequence ATGACCAAGCGCACCACCGAGAAGCAGTTGATGCTCTTCAGCGGCCGGGCTCACCCGGTCTTGGCCGAGGAGGTCGCTGACCTGCTTGGGACGAAGCTGACACCGACCGCGGCCTACGACTTCGCTAACTCCGAGATCTACGTACGCTACGAGGAGTCGGTGCGCGGTTCGGACGCGTTCGTCATCCAGTCGCACACGGCGCCGATCAACCAGTGGCTCATGGAGCACCTGATCATGGTCGACGCGCTGAAGCGGGCCTCGGCCAAGCGGATCACCGTCGTCATGCCGTTCTGGGGCTACTCCCGCCAGGACAAGAAGCACCGTGGTCGCGAGCCGATCTCGGCGCGTCTGGTCGCTGACATGTTCAAGACCGCGGGTGCGGACCGGATCATCTCCGTCGACCTCCACGCCGACCAGCTCCAGGGCTACTTCGACGGCCCTGTCGACCACCTGATGGCGCTGCCGCTGCTGACCGACTACATCAAGGACAAGTACGGCAACCAGCCGCTCGCGGTCGTGTCGCCCGACGCCGGCCGGATCAAGGTCGCCGAGCGGTGGGCGGCGCGTCTCGGTGGGGCGCCGCTGGCGTTCATCCACAAGACCCGCGACATCAACCGGCCCAACGAGACCGTCGCCAACCGTGTCGTGGGCGAGGTCAAGGACCGCATCTGCATCCTGACCGACGACATGATCGACACCGGCGGCACGATCGTGAAGGCCGCCGACGCGATCATGGCCGAGGGTGCGGCCGGTGTGATCATCTGCGCCACCCACGCGATCCTCTCGGACCCGGCCGTCGACCGGCTCAAGAACTCCACGGCCCTCGAGGTCGTCATCACCAACACACTCCCGGTGCCGGAGGAGAAGCAGTTCGACAAGCTCACCACGCTCTCCATCGCCCCCATGCTCGCCCGCGCAATCCGTGAGGTCTTCGAGGACGGCTCGGTGACCTCGATGTTCGACGGTCACGCCTGA
- a CDS encoding 50S ribosomal protein L25/general stress protein Ctc — protein sequence MSSEKIVAEKRTEFGKGAARRIRRENKIPAVVYGHGADPIHLSLPGHATMMALKNHGANALLELDIEGKIQLAMTKQVQVDDVRRVIEHVDFVAVRAGEKVTVDITVHVVGDAISGTMVVTDANTLTVETEATHVPESIEISVEGLEAGTQILAGAVELPKGTTLVTDPESLVVNITEAKVNEEPADGEAAEGEAAEAEAADSE from the coding sequence ATGTCCAGCGAGAAGATCGTCGCCGAGAAGCGCACCGAGTTCGGCAAGGGTGCCGCTCGCCGCATCCGCCGTGAGAACAAGATTCCGGCGGTCGTCTACGGCCACGGCGCCGACCCGATCCACCTGAGCCTGCCGGGCCACGCCACCATGATGGCGCTCAAGAACCACGGTGCGAACGCGCTGCTGGAGCTCGACATCGAGGGCAAGATCCAGCTCGCCATGACCAAGCAGGTCCAGGTCGACGACGTCCGCCGCGTCATCGAGCACGTCGACTTCGTCGCCGTCCGGGCCGGCGAGAAGGTCACCGTCGACATCACCGTCCACGTCGTGGGCGACGCGATCTCCGGCACCATGGTCGTCACCGACGCCAACACCCTGACCGTCGAGACCGAGGCCACCCACGTCCCGGAGAGCATCGAGATCAGCGTCGAGGGTCTCGAGGCCGGCACCCAGATCCTCGCCGGCGCCGTCGAGCTGCCGAAGGGCACCACCCTCGTCACCGACCCGGAGTCCCTGGTCGTCAACATCACCGAGGCCAAGGTCAACGAGGAGCCCGCCGACGGCGAGGCCGCTGAGGGCGAGGCCGCTGAGGCCGAGGCCGCCGACTCCGAGTGA
- a CDS encoding LuxR C-terminal-related transcriptional regulator has translation MRVALDERGITVTATTATDADPVALLHGDPATWLMVTDLDHWSQLDQVCALVRGVRLPGVVLTTASRGGLWGALLEAGAVTVLAAEADSDAIEGALHDAAEGRPGQSPAQIEGLLAQWRMMREERQRMSRLVGSLTVREHEVLELLYDGVTVAEIAARFGVAQATVRSQVKAILRKFEVGSQLAAVAAYDRYLRPTQA, from the coding sequence GTGAGAGTCGCACTCGACGAGCGCGGCATCACGGTGACGGCGACTACCGCGACCGACGCCGACCCGGTCGCACTCCTCCACGGTGACCCCGCCACCTGGCTGATGGTCACCGACCTCGACCACTGGAGCCAGCTGGACCAGGTGTGCGCGCTGGTGCGCGGCGTACGACTGCCGGGGGTCGTGCTCACCACCGCGTCGCGAGGTGGGCTGTGGGGTGCGCTGCTCGAGGCCGGGGCGGTCACGGTGCTGGCCGCCGAGGCCGACTCCGACGCCATCGAAGGCGCGCTTCACGACGCTGCGGAGGGCCGCCCCGGGCAGTCGCCGGCACAGATCGAGGGGCTGTTGGCGCAGTGGCGAATGATGCGCGAGGAGAGGCAGCGGATGAGCCGCCTCGTCGGCTCCTTGACCGTGCGCGAGCACGAGGTGCTCGAGCTGCTCTACGACGGGGTCACGGTCGCCGAGATAGCGGCACGCTTCGGCGTGGCCCAGGCGACGGTGCGCAGCCAGGTGAAGGCGATCCTGCGGAAGTTCGAGGTCGGCTCTCAGCTGGCCGCGGTGGCTGCGTACGACCGGTATCTGCGGCCGACGCAAGCCTAG
- a CDS encoding LCP family protein has translation MKKSRIWLGVGIAFVVLVVAVGGSGWYLAHRLDRQVQTVDVFAGLEERPEPASDAAAGAQNILLLGTDGRTGGKATTGSGATGSWTPGEQRADTMMLLHLSADRRSASVVSIPRDSWVRIPGHGKAKVNAAFSQGGPRLSVQTVEKLTGVRIDHVAWVDWAGFEEIGDLLGGVEVYVPETVHDSARNHTWTKGTHLLSGEEALLYVRQRYGLPGGDLDRVKRQQYVLRSILRGLRQSVDPKNPKKAYDLLDIITRHLTVDSGFSGGDLRDLALDLARMPSSDLTFFTAPVAGLGKEGTQSIVRLDKRKGRQLWDAMREDEMDVWLAENPEVVTGGTVS, from the coding sequence ATGAAGAAGTCGCGCATCTGGCTCGGCGTCGGGATCGCGTTCGTCGTGCTCGTGGTCGCCGTCGGCGGCTCCGGCTGGTATCTCGCCCACCGGCTCGATCGTCAGGTGCAGACCGTCGACGTCTTCGCCGGTCTCGAGGAGCGTCCGGAGCCGGCGAGCGACGCGGCCGCGGGGGCGCAGAACATCCTGCTGCTGGGCACCGACGGGCGCACCGGCGGCAAGGCGACCACCGGCAGCGGGGCGACAGGGTCGTGGACGCCCGGTGAGCAGCGGGCGGACACGATGATGCTGCTCCATCTCAGCGCGGACCGCCGCTCGGCCTCGGTCGTCTCGATCCCCCGGGACTCCTGGGTGCGGATCCCCGGCCACGGCAAGGCCAAGGTCAACGCCGCCTTCTCCCAGGGCGGCCCGCGACTCAGCGTGCAGACAGTCGAGAAGCTCACCGGCGTACGCATCGACCATGTCGCCTGGGTCGACTGGGCCGGCTTCGAGGAGATCGGCGACCTGCTGGGCGGCGTCGAGGTCTACGTCCCCGAGACCGTCCACGACTCGGCGCGCAACCACACCTGGACCAAGGGCACCCACCTGCTCAGCGGCGAGGAGGCTCTGCTCTACGTCCGCCAGCGCTACGGCCTCCCGGGAGGAGACCTGGATCGGGTCAAGCGCCAGCAGTACGTCCTCCGCTCCATCCTCCGCGGCCTGCGCCAGAGCGTCGACCCGAAGAACCCCAAGAAGGCCTACGACCTCCTCGACATCATCACCCGCCACCTCACCGTCGACTCCGGCTTCTCGGGCGGTGATCTCCGCGACCTCGCCCTCGACCTGGCTCGAATGCCCTCTTCGGACCTGACCTTCTTCACCGCCCCCGTCGCAGGGCTCGGCAAGGAAGGCACGCAGAGCATCGTTCGTCTCGACAAGCGCAAGGGCCGGCAGCTCTGGGACGCGATGCGCGAGGACGAGATGGATGTGTGGCTGGCTGAGAACCCCGAGGTCGTGACCGGCGGGACGGTCAGCTGA
- the pth gene encoding aminoacyl-tRNA hydrolase: protein MTSDSVTDGVWLVVGLGNPGPTYAGHRHNIGYLVTDELANRLGSKWRAHKSGRADVVEGRLRGTTPGVPGPRVVLARSRTYMNESGGPVKALATFYKVPPDHVIAIHDELDIAFDTMRVKLGGGDNGHNGLKSMRSSLGTGDFHRVRVGIGRPPGRQEVHDFVLSSFSSTERKVLPFVVDTAADAIETLVAEGLEKTQQRFNS from the coding sequence GTGACCTCGGACTCGGTGACCGACGGCGTCTGGCTGGTCGTCGGCCTGGGCAACCCCGGGCCGACGTACGCCGGGCACCGTCACAACATCGGCTACCTCGTCACCGACGAGCTGGCCAACCGGCTGGGCAGCAAGTGGCGTGCCCACAAGTCCGGCCGTGCTGACGTCGTGGAGGGGCGCCTCCGGGGTACGACCCCGGGGGTGCCCGGCCCACGCGTCGTGCTCGCCCGTTCCCGGACCTACATGAACGAGTCCGGCGGGCCGGTCAAGGCGCTCGCGACCTTCTACAAGGTCCCGCCCGACCACGTCATCGCCATCCACGACGAGCTCGACATCGCCTTCGACACGATGCGGGTCAAGCTGGGTGGTGGCGACAACGGCCACAACGGCCTCAAGTCGATGCGGTCCTCCTTGGGCACCGGCGACTTCCACCGAGTGCGTGTCGGCATCGGCCGCCCGCCCGGACGCCAGGAGGTGCACGACTTCGTGCTCTCCAGCTTCTCCAGCACCGAGCGCAAGGTGCTCCCGTTCGTGGTCGACACCGCCGCCGACGCCATCGAGACGCTGGTCGCCGAGGGTCTGGAGAAGACCCAGCAGCGGTTCAACTCCTAG
- a CDS encoding sensor histidine kinase, protein MSTSIFKRVNSGWLTTAFATTTAVFVGVQSLLLAVLQGPWVTFHPHGSLLWIIPVIIIIATSLVASAGLLYGAVRIYRRVCAAEAKAADEIYHDLLSSRETQRLHRARMHEVTSTLAGVRSASELLRSCETLDPERRVAMLTMMGSELRRLERLVRAQRGGADTLPVDVGVIDVDAVIHNLALAHEAGGAKIDRTPSNALAIGSSDAAAQIINILLDNAAKHGAGAVGVEVRHEAGVSGQMVVIEVSDDGAGVAPAVRDRMFDWGVRGPDSAGQGIGLNEARTVAERMGGSLRLADTERTTFVVTLPSAVIQEKKEGAPDDAVAA, encoded by the coding sequence ATGTCTACGTCCATATTCAAGCGGGTCAACTCGGGTTGGTTAACCACCGCGTTCGCAACCACTACCGCTGTCTTCGTCGGCGTCCAGAGTCTTCTGCTCGCCGTCCTCCAAGGCCCGTGGGTCACCTTTCATCCCCACGGATCACTTCTCTGGATCATCCCGGTCATCATCATCATCGCCACCTCGCTGGTGGCCTCCGCGGGCCTCCTGTACGGCGCCGTACGCATCTACCGGCGCGTGTGCGCGGCGGAGGCGAAGGCAGCCGACGAGATCTACCACGACCTGCTCAGCTCGCGGGAGACGCAGCGTCTCCACCGGGCCCGGATGCACGAGGTGACCTCGACCCTTGCCGGGGTGCGCTCGGCCAGCGAGCTGCTGCGCAGCTGCGAGACCCTCGACCCGGAGCGTCGCGTCGCGATGCTGACCATGATGGGCAGCGAGCTCAGGCGGCTCGAGCGCCTCGTGCGTGCACAGCGTGGCGGTGCCGACACGCTGCCGGTCGACGTCGGCGTGATCGACGTCGACGCGGTCATCCACAATCTCGCCCTGGCCCACGAGGCCGGCGGCGCCAAGATCGATCGCACGCCCAGCAACGCGCTCGCCATCGGCAGCTCGGACGCAGCCGCGCAGATCATCAACATTCTCCTCGACAACGCTGCCAAGCACGGCGCCGGCGCTGTCGGTGTCGAGGTCCGGCACGAGGCCGGCGTGTCCGGCCAGATGGTCGTGATCGAGGTCTCCGACGACGGTGCCGGCGTCGCTCCCGCGGTGCGTGACCGGATGTTCGACTGGGGCGTCCGCGGGCCGGACTCGGCCGGCCAGGGCATCGGGCTCAACGAGGCCCGCACCGTCGCCGAGCGGATGGGCGGATCGCTGCGCCTGGCCGACACGGAACGTACGACCTTCGTGGTCACCCTCCCGAGTGCCGTGATCCAAGAGAAGAAGGAAGGCGCGCCTGATGACGCAGTCGCCGCGTAG
- a CDS encoding putative immunity protein: MSGDFELTTDELRVVARYVAESAAEVLPVFEAARPDDRRPRLALDAAWEFVGGARRTKLQRVTSMDAHRAAADAPNEASRLAARCAGDAASAAYLHPLADAAQVGHILRAAASVARIEQIDASGDPGAASVSLDRAVARATPGVVGVLLRYPAVSSGGNRVASLMCELDGRLRALR, from the coding sequence GTGTCCGGCGACTTCGAGCTGACGACGGACGAGCTGCGGGTCGTCGCCCGCTACGTCGCCGAGTCCGCAGCCGAGGTGCTGCCGGTCTTCGAGGCGGCTCGCCCCGACGACCGTCGACCCAGGCTGGCGCTGGACGCCGCCTGGGAGTTCGTCGGTGGTGCGAGGCGTACGAAGCTGCAGCGGGTCACCTCCATGGACGCTCATCGCGCGGCTGCGGACGCGCCCAACGAGGCCTCTCGGCTGGCGGCGCGTTGTGCCGGCGACGCTGCCTCGGCGGCCTATCTCCATCCGCTCGCCGACGCTGCTCAGGTCGGGCACATCCTGCGTGCTGCCGCGAGCGTCGCTCGGATCGAGCAGATCGACGCCTCTGGGGATCCTGGGGCTGCTTCGGTCTCGTTGGACCGTGCTGTTGCTCGGGCGACGCCGGGGGTTGTGGGGGTTCTCTTGCGGTATCCCGCCGTTTCTTCTGGGGGGAATCGTGTCGCTTCGCTCATGTGTGAGCTGGATGGGCGGTTGAGGGCGCTTCGCTGA
- a CDS encoding IS110 family transposase has product MTNRSEDREVIGGVDTHGATHHCAALDARTGKLLGDSEFPATAKGYAQALKWLQRYGRVEAVGVEGTGSYGAGLTRYLTSRDVVVIEVVRANRQARYLQGKSDPLDAINAARAVLAGMATTVPKTRNGNVEAIRMIQTTRRSASKARKAAINQMHGLIYSAPEPLREQLRGLNRAALVARCLRLRPTTSTQSGELTVIAKTMLRRLARRVQALDEEIEEANQQLTELVQHAAPALLQVFGAGPEAAAQLLTTAGENRDRISTEASLARLCGVAPIPASSGNTTRHRLHRGGDRRANSAIHMIIINRLRWHEPTKAYVTRRTAEGKTKSEIIRCLKRAAVRELYRALLTDLNKPAAEHEPAA; this is encoded by the coding sequence ATGACGAATCGAAGCGAGGATCGCGAGGTGATCGGCGGCGTCGATACCCACGGCGCCACTCACCACTGCGCTGCGCTCGACGCGCGAACAGGGAAGTTGCTGGGCGACAGCGAGTTCCCAGCAACTGCGAAGGGCTACGCCCAAGCCCTCAAGTGGCTGCAGCGGTACGGGAGGGTCGAAGCGGTCGGGGTCGAGGGAACCGGGTCTTACGGAGCAGGGCTCACCCGGTACCTCACCAGCCGCGACGTGGTCGTCATCGAGGTCGTCCGCGCGAACCGTCAGGCCCGGTATCTGCAGGGCAAGTCGGACCCTCTAGACGCGATCAATGCTGCGCGCGCCGTGCTGGCCGGCATGGCCACCACGGTCCCCAAGACACGCAACGGGAACGTAGAAGCGATCCGAATGATCCAAACCACCAGGCGCAGCGCCTCGAAAGCACGCAAGGCCGCGATCAACCAGATGCACGGCCTGATCTACTCCGCTCCCGAACCACTGCGCGAACAGCTGCGAGGGCTCAACCGCGCCGCACTGGTTGCCCGCTGCTTACGCCTGCGACCAACGACCTCAACCCAGTCCGGGGAGCTGACAGTCATCGCCAAGACGATGCTGCGCCGACTCGCACGGCGCGTTCAAGCTCTCGATGAAGAGATCGAGGAAGCCAACCAGCAACTCACAGAACTCGTTCAACACGCAGCGCCCGCCCTGCTCCAGGTCTTCGGCGCCGGACCTGAAGCAGCTGCGCAACTCCTGACCACCGCAGGAGAGAACCGCGACAGGATCTCAACCGAGGCCTCACTCGCACGCCTCTGCGGTGTCGCCCCGATCCCAGCCAGCAGCGGCAACACAACCCGGCATCGACTCCACCGCGGCGGCGACCGGAGAGCCAACTCCGCGATTCACATGATCATCATCAACCGGCTCCGATGGCACGAACCCACCAAGGCCTACGTCACCCGCCGCACCGCCGAAGGAAAGACCAAAAGCGAGATCATCCGATGCCTCAAGCGCGCGGCCGTCCGCGAGCTCTACCGCGCTCTCCTGACAGACCTCAACAAACCAGCCGCAGAGCACGAACCCGCCGCTTGA
- a CDS encoding response regulator: MTQSPRSQYRVVIVEDHVLFAESLELAVSMEGYDVRRVPMPNEPVSTTTMVSVVLRNKPKVVLLDLDLGRYGDGVRLIEPLAKAGIDVVVVTGAIEEARWGQALRNGARTVLSKSRPLGEILGTVRRLYQGACVLAVTDRERLIRIWFERQHEIAELSRRIELLTKRESQVLGHLMLGRTVHEIAVIGVVSEATVRTQVKSILAKLQVTSQIAAVGLAHRLGWRSPQSLA; this comes from the coding sequence ATGACGCAGTCGCCGCGTAGCCAGTACAGAGTCGTCATCGTCGAGGACCACGTCCTCTTCGCCGAGTCGCTCGAGCTCGCCGTCTCGATGGAGGGATACGACGTACGCCGCGTCCCGATGCCCAACGAGCCGGTCTCCACCACCACCATGGTCTCCGTCGTGCTCCGCAACAAGCCGAAGGTCGTGCTCCTCGATCTCGACCTGGGGCGCTACGGCGACGGCGTGCGGCTGATCGAGCCGCTCGCCAAGGCCGGTATCGACGTGGTCGTGGTGACGGGAGCGATCGAGGAGGCGCGCTGGGGCCAGGCGCTCCGCAACGGTGCCCGTACGGTGCTGTCGAAGTCCCGCCCGCTCGGCGAGATCCTGGGCACGGTCAGACGGCTCTACCAGGGCGCCTGCGTGCTCGCGGTCACCGATCGCGAGCGCCTGATCCGGATCTGGTTCGAGCGTCAGCACGAGATCGCGGAGCTCAGCCGCCGCATCGAGCTGCTCACCAAGCGGGAGTCGCAGGTGCTCGGCCATCTGATGCTCGGCCGCACCGTCCACGAGATCGCCGTCATCGGCGTCGTCTCCGAGGCGACCGTGCGTACGCAGGTGAAGTCCATCCTCGCCAAGCTCCAGGTCACCTCCCAGATCGCCGCCGTCGGTCTCGCGCACCGGCTGGGCTGGCGATCGCCCCAGTCGCTGGCCTGA